TGCCGTTGGATCCTACTAGCTCCGTGCCGTTGAGTATGTTTAGGATTGAGTACGACGGTCGTTTGCATCAGTACACGTGGTCAAATCCGAACGAGAACTGGTACCAGTTTTGGGTTCAGCCGGTGGATTTGTGCCACGTGTACGGTCTCTGTGGGAGTTTCGGGTTTTGTGGTGGCGGTGGGTTGAGAACTTGTGAGTGTGTACCAGGGTTCAAGCCTCGAAACGACGCCGCATGGGAGTCCAGGGACTATTCCGGTGGGTGCGTCCGTGAGAACTTGTCGTGTGGTGGAAACGACGAGTCGTTTCGGGGAATTGCTACTGTGCGTTTTGATGGGGCGGTGGAGAAGTCGTTTTTGGGGGACAAGGGGAGTTGTGAGAGGGAGTGTTTGAAGAATTGTGAGTGTATTGGGTTGTACTACAATGACAGGAGTCGTTTGTGTACGAATCTATATGGGTCGCTTTTGAATTTGCAGAAATTGAATTACAGTGTTGGTGGAGAAAATATGTTGTATGTGAGGGTAGATAGTGTGAAGAAGGGGAGGAAAAGTTTGAATCTTGTGGTTTTGATTGGTAGCATTGTTGGGTcggttttatttttggggttTGTGGGAGTGATGGGGTTTGTTTTGGTTAAGAGGAAATGGAATGGGGTGATTGAGGAAGATAGGGAATTTGGGGTTCTGAATATGAGGGTGTTTTCGTATAAAGAGCTTCAAATAGCGACACGGGGTTTCTCGGAGAAACTTGGGCACGGTGGGTTTGGGACGGTTTTTCAAGGCGAGTTAAAGGATTCTAGTCTTGTCGCAGTGAAACGGCTGGATAGGCCGGGGGGTGCGGAGAGAGAGTTCCGGGCGGAGGTGTGCACAATTGGGAACATTCAGCATGTTAATCTTGTGAGACTTAGAGGCTTCTGCTCTGAAAAATCGCACAGGCTCTTAGTTTATGATTACATGCCTAATGGTTGCTTGAGCGTGTATTTGCGCCAAGAGGGGCCTCATAATTTGAGCTGGGATGTTAGATTTCGAGTGGCTGTTGGTACGGCGAGAGGTCTTGCGTATTTACATGAGGAATGTAGGGATTGTATCATACATTGTGATATTAAGCCTGAAAACATTTTGCTTGATAATGAGTTCAATGCTAAGGTGTCAGATTTTGGGTTGGCTAAGTTAATTGGTAGAGATTTTAGCAGGGTATTAGCTACAATGAGGGGTACGTGGGGCTATGTTGCGCCAGAGTGGATTTCCGGGGTGGAAATTACCACCAAGGCTGATGTTTATAGTTATGGAATGACACTGCTGGAACTGATTGGGGGGCGTAGGAATGTGCAGCCATCCTCATCAGGCAAAGAGGGTGgaggtggtgatggtggtggagCAGGGGAGAAATGGTTTTTTCCTCCATGGGCAGCACAGCAGATAATTGAAGGCAATATAGGGGCAGTAATTGATAGCAGGCTTGGTGGTGCATATGTCTTTGAGGAGGTCAAGCGTGTCGCGTTCGTGGCAGTGTGGTGCATACAGGACAATGAGGTAATGAGGCCTACAATGGGGATGGTGGTTAAAATGTTGGAAGGATTGGTGGAAGTGACCGTTCCCCCAGCACCAAAATTGTTACAAGCACTGGTGTCTGGTGAGTCTTTTTGTGGTGTTAGGGCTGAATCCGGCAATGGGTTATCCTCAGGTTGTGGTTTATATGGTGTTGATGGTATGGCAGTTATGTCCAGTGGTGGCTCAGAATCATCTGTTGGTAATATCTCTTCCCCTGTGAATAAGAATGTGAATGCTTAATAATTTTGGTTGCGGTGGAGTAATCAAGGCTAATTGTATTTATGCCATTAATGCTTGTTGCCCCcccatcttctcaaattttggTTGAGGTGGAGTAATCAAGGCTAATTGCATTGTATACCATTAATGCTTGTTGCCCCCATCTTCTCAAAGAGCTTCATTTTCATGTAAAATTAAACTGCACAAGCAAACCTTTTGTACACTGGAGCATGTTTGTAGATTTTTATCCTTTTCAAATGATACGCTTATcatcacattttctttttccaaaatttatGATCCCTCTAACCGAAAATAGGTGTAATATTTAAAACGCAGCCATTAATTAATGGAAATGTATCTTTCTAAAATGCTCTTTGCTTTATATTA
This genomic stretch from Quercus robur chromosome 4, dhQueRobu3.1, whole genome shotgun sequence harbors:
- the LOC126721617 gene encoding G-type lectin S-receptor-like serine/threonine-protein kinase SD2-2, whose translation is MLNENKNPLILSHSHFHSEHSHLLRFHVLFPGKKNALFFLTYQTMKKKPTENMSHPHTHPPPLCVTLIALLLISITATSASNGTVLIVRGNATITSVNETFELGFFNTNGDSNYYLGVWYTSVTPKTYVWVANRNTPTKNLDTSSFELNRLGRLAVKASENVTVWQSSNLEASSFFQFRDDANLVLLSPDRTVAWQSFDHPTDTWLPGMNLTRDKVLTCWKTVSDPSPGFYSLRLNPHDYGEFELVYNSTKEYWTTGNWTGQSFSNVPEMNAPYIYRFKFVDPFSPTASFGFKVVPLDPTSSVPLSMFRIEYDGRLHQYTWSNPNENWYQFWVQPVDLCHVYGLCGSFGFCGGGGLRTCECVPGFKPRNDAAWESRDYSGGCVRENLSCGGNDESFRGIATVRFDGAVEKSFLGDKGSCERECLKNCECIGLYYNDRSRLCTNLYGSLLNLQKLNYSVGGENMLYVRVDSVKKGRKSLNLVVLIGSIVGSVLFLGFVGVMGFVLVKRKWNGVIEEDREFGVLNMRVFSYKELQIATRGFSEKLGHGGFGTVFQGELKDSSLVAVKRLDRPGGAEREFRAEVCTIGNIQHVNLVRLRGFCSEKSHRLLVYDYMPNGCLSVYLRQEGPHNLSWDVRFRVAVGTARGLAYLHEECRDCIIHCDIKPENILLDNEFNAKVSDFGLAKLIGRDFSRVLATMRGTWGYVAPEWISGVEITTKADVYSYGMTLLELIGGRRNVQPSSSGKEGGGGDGGGAGEKWFFPPWAAQQIIEGNIGAVIDSRLGGAYVFEEVKRVAFVAVWCIQDNEVMRPTMGMVVKMLEGLVEVTVPPAPKLLQALVSGESFCGVRAESGNGLSSGCGLYGVDGMAVMSSGGSESSVGNISSPVNKNVNA